The DNA window TATAACAATTCATTGTATGTAGGAGCGAGTATCAATATGCATTATGCTGAGATAGATCAATATGACAGTGCGCTATTTGGTCTTAATTTAGATAATTCCGTAAATTCATTTGATAAGCAGTATAGTCCTTTTTCTGAAAAATCGAGTGGTTTTTCAGCGACAGTAGGGGTTATAGGAAAACTAAGCAACCAGTTTAGATTGGGAGCAGCAATTGAAACACCAACATGGTGGAATATTGATAGAGTTTTCCGTGAATATTCTGATGGAAATGATGGAATTTACTATGACAACTATGTTGAAGACAGAAATTTCAGATCACCAATGAAAGCAACAGTGAGTGGAGCTTTTGTTCCAAATAAAAACTTTGCGATCAACGTAGACTATACTTTAGGTTTAACGAAACCTAAATATGAAGTACAAGGTGCTGCAGAAAGAGAGCTAAATTCTTTCTTTAATGATAACTATAAAAATCTATCAGAGGTAAAAGTTGGAGCAGAATACAGAATCAAAGCATTTAGACTGAGAGGTGGATATTCATATGCCTCAAGTCCTTTTGATGCGATCACAATTAATTCTTATTCCAATGCCGGAGTTGCAGGAGATAATAATTATAGTAATTTGATCTTAGGTGAGAGAAATACTATCGGAGCAGGTATAGGATATGATTTTGGCAACATTTATGTAGATGCGGCTTACCAAAATGTAAGTTCTAAATACAATAATCCTTTTCTAAGAGGCAGTGCCGATAATGGAACAGGATACTACTCAGGAGACTTCGATGTTAGTACACCAACATCTGTGGTTTCTAATGTAAAAAATACCAGAAGTAACTTCTTTCTAACAGTCGGCTGGAAATTCTAATTTCCGGATTGTGTAGTGAGTGATTAAATTGAGGCTCCGAATTTTTAATTCGGAGCTTATTTTTTACATATAAATTTTCAATTAATGAGTATGAGAATGGGAGAGATGCATGATAAGGGCTAAAGAAACACCCACAATCACCAAGCCTATTTTTGTCCAGTCAATATTGTGATTTTTGTTACTCTCAAAAATAATCACTGACGAAATATGTAGAAATATACCACCTACAATAGCCAGAAAATAAGGCTGTAGATCAGGATTGAAATAATTACCTAAT is part of the Chryseobacterium paludis genome and encodes:
- a CDS encoding OmpP1/FadL family transporter; translated protein: MLKKSLVVMSIAVAYFAQAQDISTIRNSIDVYSNTPMIGSSKFNAMAGSNGALGGDATSLMTNPAGLGVAIAGDVSATLFLSNNKNTSSLNGSSINYKIDKFTLGNAGGVATIPLMTESAWKFINIGANISTQSIEDYVESPGNGNIIIPKNLVDSNGNAVIGNMSYQGHAYNRYGNQTKFNLGVGANYNNSLYVGASINMHYAEIDQYDSALFGLNLDNSVNSFDKQYSPFSEKSSGFSATVGVIGKLSNQFRLGAAIETPTWWNIDRVFREYSDGNDGIYYDNYVEDRNFRSPMKATVSGAFVPNKNFAINVDYTLGLTKPKYEVQGAAERELNSFFNDNYKNLSEVKVGAEYRIKAFRLRGGYSYASSPFDAITINSYSNAGVAGDNNYSNLILGERNTIGAGIGYDFGNIYVDAAYQNVSSKYNNPFLRGSADNGTGYYSGDFDVSTPTSVVSNVKNTRSNFFLTVGWKF